From the genome of Halomonas sp. 1513, one region includes:
- a CDS encoding ABC transporter, producing MTELPAIEARGLSAAYHRQTVLSDISLTLPAGQWTAIVGPNGAGKSSLLKVVTGSLRPLRGELRVLGGNAREQRRAGKIAYMPQHEQMEWDFPVSVRETVMTGRYGLMRRDPWWQRVVPQRWANPLHRDAVDEALDAVDMYQHATSPIGELSGGQKKRVMLARALAQRADILLLDEPLAGVDSPSERLILSMLEREQRAGRTIVMVTHDLPSARHYADQVALINHVLVGIGPPSEMLSDAMLAQLAIGGSPAGGLRVAA from the coding sequence GTGACTGAACTTCCTGCCATCGAGGCCCGGGGGCTCTCGGCCGCCTACCACCGCCAGACGGTGCTCAGCGACATCAGCCTGACGCTGCCCGCCGGCCAGTGGACCGCCATCGTCGGCCCCAACGGGGCCGGCAAGTCGAGCCTGCTGAAGGTGGTGACCGGCAGCCTGCGACCGCTGCGCGGCGAACTCCGGGTCCTCGGCGGCAACGCCAGAGAACAGCGGCGTGCCGGCAAGATCGCCTACATGCCTCAGCACGAACAGATGGAGTGGGACTTCCCGGTCTCAGTGCGCGAAACGGTGATGACCGGCCGCTACGGGCTGATGCGCCGCGATCCCTGGTGGCAGCGCGTGGTGCCCCAGCGCTGGGCCAATCCGCTGCACCGCGACGCCGTCGATGAGGCACTGGACGCCGTCGACATGTATCAACATGCGACCAGCCCCATCGGCGAGCTCTCGGGCGGCCAGAAAAAGCGCGTGATGCTGGCCAGGGCACTGGCCCAGCGCGCCGATATTCTGCTCCTCGACGAACCCCTGGCAGGCGTCGACTCGCCCAGCGAGCGGCTCATCCTCAGCATGCTCGAGCGCGAGCAGCGCGCTGGACGCACGATTGTCATGGTCACCCACGACCTGCCCAGCGCCCGCCACTATGCCGATCAGGTCGCCTTGATCAATCACGTGCTGGTCGGCATCGGCCCGCCCAGCGAGATGCTCAGCGATGCGATGCTCGCCCAGCTGGCCATCGGCGGCTCACCCGCAGGAGGCCTGCGTGTCGCTGCTTGA
- a CDS encoding transcriptional regulator MntR: MIDRPDETPSPSLSEADALPPSEQHAQQYAAVRNAHETELLEDYVELIGDLIAHQGEARSADIALRMGVSQATVSKMVGRLKTLGLVASKPYRSLFLTEEGETMARMSRERHAIVLQFLRALGVSDETARIDAEGMEHHVSQETLEAMQRYTHRRLSA; the protein is encoded by the coding sequence ATGATTGATCGCCCAGATGAAACGCCCTCACCGAGTCTCAGCGAGGCCGATGCGCTGCCGCCCAGCGAACAGCACGCCCAGCAATATGCGGCCGTGCGCAATGCGCATGAGACCGAGTTACTGGAAGACTATGTCGAGCTGATCGGTGATCTGATCGCGCATCAGGGCGAGGCGCGCTCGGCGGATATTGCGCTGCGCATGGGGGTCAGCCAGGCCACCGTGTCCAAGATGGTCGGGCGCTTGAAGACCCTGGGCCTGGTGGCCAGCAAGCCGTATCGCTCGCTGTTCTTGACCGAGGAAGGCGAGACCATGGCGAGGATGTCCCGAGAGCGGCACGCCATCGTGCTGCAGTTCCTGCGCGCCCTGGGCGTCAGCGACGAAACCGCGCGCATCGATGCCGAGGGCATGGAGCATCACGTCAGTCAGGAAACCCTCGAGGCGATGCAGCGCTATACGCATCGCCGTCTCTCGGCGTGA
- a CDS encoding iron ABC transporter permease, translated as MTRRLWLLAAALVAVALVLRPSAVTESPQGFAGLGAEAEGYAEAGPGQPLRFPDDHGPHPDYRIEWWYLTANLEDEQGQPLGIQWTLFRQALAPPEASPLEPTRPWHSRQLWMAHAAVSRGERHLVEERFARGLALPAAEARRAQAGAVAEPFAAWLDDWRLSSRVVDPAGDTFERLEVSASGEDAGQPFGYRLTLTAEGPLVLHGEAGFSQKSADGQGSFYYTQPFWRVEGEVDLDGETHRVSGRGWLDREWSSQLLGPTQQGWDWFSLHLDDGHKLMAFRLRGGGRDGGDYLSGSWITPDGSLTPLSGDDLALTPQQTSVVAGREVPTRWRLALPGQGLDLEVAARHPERWMDTAFAYWEGEVTAVESRSGEAVGEGYLEMTGY; from the coding sequence ATGACTCGTCGCCTGTGGCTGTTGGCAGCCGCCCTTGTCGCTGTGGCGCTGGTGCTGCGTCCCAGCGCTGTCACCGAGTCCCCCCAGGGCTTCGCCGGCCTGGGCGCCGAGGCCGAAGGCTACGCCGAGGCCGGCCCGGGCCAGCCGCTGCGCTTTCCCGACGACCACGGCCCCCATCCCGACTACCGCATCGAGTGGTGGTACCTCACCGCCAACCTGGAGGATGAGCAGGGCCAGCCGCTAGGCATTCAGTGGACGCTGTTTCGCCAGGCCCTGGCACCACCCGAGGCGTCGCCGCTCGAGCCGACGCGGCCCTGGCACAGCCGCCAGCTGTGGATGGCCCATGCGGCGGTATCGCGGGGCGAGCGCCACCTGGTCGAGGAGCGCTTCGCTCGCGGCCTCGCGCTGCCCGCTGCCGAAGCGCGCCGCGCCCAGGCCGGCGCCGTGGCCGAGCCGTTCGCCGCCTGGCTCGACGACTGGCGACTGAGCAGCCGGGTCGTCGACCCGGCCGGCGATACCTTCGAGCGGCTCGAGGTCAGCGCCAGCGGCGAGGACGCCGGCCAGCCGTTCGGCTACCGCCTGACCCTGACCGCCGAGGGGCCCCTGGTGCTCCACGGCGAGGCCGGTTTCAGCCAGAAATCCGCCGATGGACAGGGCTCCTTCTATTACACCCAGCCGTTCTGGCGGGTTGAGGGCGAGGTCGACCTCGACGGCGAAACCCACCGCGTCAGCGGGCGCGGCTGGCTCGACCGCGAGTGGAGCAGCCAGCTGCTCGGGCCCACCCAGCAGGGCTGGGACTGGTTTTCGCTGCACCTCGACGACGGCCACAAGCTGATGGCCTTTCGCCTGCGCGGCGGTGGCCGCGATGGCGGCGACTATCTCTCGGGCAGTTGGATCACCCCGGACGGCAGCCTGACCCCGCTCAGCGGCGACGACCTGGCGCTGACGCCCCAGCAGACCAGCGTCGTGGCCGGGCGCGAGGTGCCGACCCGTTGGCGGCTAGCGCTGCCCGGGCAGGGGCTCGATCTCGAGGTCGCGGCGCGCCACCCCGAGCGCTGGATGGACACCGCCTTCGCCTACTGGGAGGGTGAGGTCACCGCCGTCGAGTCCCGCAGCGGCGAGGCGGTCGGCGAGGGCTATCTGGAGATGACCGGCTACTGA
- a CDS encoding glycoside hydrolase, translating into MTTSCPAYPWRALPLFWALLLMALLSGCASRDIATRDTATTPASGLSIERAMILANAQQALGTPYRFGGNTPEGLDCSGLVEMAYRAAGIRVPRTADDQFRQLPQVGEARPGDLLFFGSGRKATHVGIYQGDRQMIHAPGRGREVVSVPLDIDYWQSRFLGAAGPAP; encoded by the coding sequence ATGACGACATCCTGCCCTGCCTATCCTTGGCGCGCCCTGCCGCTGTTCTGGGCCTTGCTGTTGATGGCGCTGCTCTCCGGCTGCGCCAGCCGCGATATCGCCACCCGCGACACTGCCACTACCCCCGCCAGCGGGCTCTCCATCGAGCGCGCCATGATCCTGGCCAACGCCCAGCAGGCGTTGGGCACGCCCTATCGCTTCGGCGGCAATACACCCGAGGGGCTCGACTGTTCGGGCCTGGTGGAAATGGCCTACCGCGCCGCGGGGATCCGGGTGCCGCGCACCGCCGATGATCAATTCCGACAGCTGCCGCAGGTTGGCGAGGCGCGCCCCGGCGACCTGCTGTTCTTCGGCAGTGGGCGCAAGGCGACGCATGTGGGGATCTATCAGGGTGACCGGCAGATGATTCACGCCCCGGGACGCGGGCGCGAAGTGGTCAGTGTGCCGCTGGATATCGACTACTGGCAAAGTCGCTTCCTGGGCGCCGCAGGGCCGGCCCCCTGA
- a CDS encoding lactoylglutathione lyase — MSFNGEQHPGVQAATAESQGFRLNHTMLRIKDPEQALAFYTRVFGMQVVRRLDFEEMQFSLYFLAKLEAGDTVPEDAGQRTVWTFSQKGLLELTHNWGTETQDDFAYHDGNAEPQGFGHICFSVPDLDAAVAWFDANDVEYVKRPDQGKMKDVAFVKDVDGYWIEIVEAARLNQLGD; from the coding sequence ATGAGCTTCAACGGTGAGCAGCATCCCGGCGTACAGGCGGCTACCGCCGAGTCACAGGGGTTTCGACTCAACCACACCATGCTGCGTATCAAGGATCCCGAGCAGGCCCTGGCCTTCTATACCCGGGTGTTCGGCATGCAGGTGGTGCGGCGGCTGGACTTCGAGGAGATGCAGTTCAGCCTGTACTTCCTGGCCAAGCTCGAGGCCGGCGACACGGTGCCGGAAGATGCAGGGCAGCGCACGGTGTGGACTTTCAGTCAGAAGGGGCTGCTCGAGCTGACCCATAACTGGGGCACCGAGACACAGGACGATTTCGCCTATCACGACGGCAACGCAGAGCCCCAGGGCTTCGGCCATATCTGCTTCAGCGTGCCGGACCTCGACGCCGCGGTGGCCTGGTTCGACGCCAACGACGTCGAGTACGTCAAGCGTCCCGACCAGGGCAAGATGAAGGACGTGGCCTTCGTCAAGGACGTCGACGGCTACTGGATCGAGATCGTCGAGGCGGCGCGCCTCAATCAGCTCGGCGACTAG
- a CDS encoding ABC transporter substrate-binding protein, whose translation MQHGTRVTLLGLLAIGMTGMAHAEAPPLKVAASFSVLGDLVARVAGDDAEVRLLTPIGAEVHEWELIPSNFIDLEEADLVFYNGYGLEQWLPQVESSVRDGVPLVAVAEASGYPTQPIVTGEQAGEPDPHLWMDPRASAEYARAIASALSEARPEAAEGFEARGEALAESLDALHAEIDEALAEIPAEQRLLITSEAAFIYFADAFDFEHDGIWGTNAEEEGTPRQLMRIVDLIEARRPAAIFWESTISDRHVRSVADETDIAIAGPLYVDSVSDAEGEAPDYPAMLRHNAALLKGALGAERD comes from the coding sequence ATGCAACATGGCACGCGCGTCACCTTGCTGGGCCTACTCGCCATCGGCATGACCGGCATGGCGCATGCCGAGGCGCCGCCGCTGAAGGTCGCCGCCAGCTTCTCGGTCCTCGGCGACCTGGTCGCGCGAGTCGCCGGCGACGATGCCGAGGTCAGGCTGCTGACCCCCATCGGCGCCGAGGTGCATGAGTGGGAGCTGATCCCCAGCAACTTCATCGACCTCGAAGAAGCCGACCTGGTCTTCTACAACGGCTATGGGCTGGAGCAGTGGCTGCCCCAGGTCGAGTCGAGCGTTCGCGACGGTGTGCCCCTGGTGGCGGTCGCCGAGGCGTCGGGCTATCCCACCCAGCCGATCGTCACCGGCGAACAGGCCGGCGAGCCGGACCCCCACCTGTGGATGGATCCCCGCGCCAGCGCCGAGTACGCCCGGGCGATCGCCTCCGCGCTGAGCGAGGCCCGGCCCGAGGCCGCCGAGGGCTTCGAGGCCCGGGGCGAGGCGCTGGCCGAGTCGCTCGACGCGCTGCACGCCGAGATCGACGAGGCACTGGCCGAGATCCCGGCAGAGCAACGCCTGCTGATCACCAGCGAGGCAGCCTTCATCTACTTCGCCGATGCCTTCGATTTTGAACACGACGGCATCTGGGGCACCAACGCCGAGGAGGAGGGCACGCCGCGTCAGCTGATGCGTATCGTCGATCTCATCGAGGCGCGCCGGCCGGCGGCGATCTTCTGGGAGAGCACCATCTCCGACCGCCATGTGCGCAGCGTCGCCGATGAGACAGACATCGCCATCGCCGGGCCACTGTACGTCGACTCGGTCAGCGACGCCGAGGGCGAGGCGCCGGACTACCCCGCCATGCTGCGCCACAACGCCGCCCTGCTGAAGGGCGCGCTGGGAGCCGAGCGTGACTGA